One region of Spirochaetota bacterium genomic DNA includes:
- a CDS encoding Fe-Mn family superoxide dismutase — RGGARPAPQGDLAAALVARFGSLDAFRTEFAAAATKRFGSGWAWLSLNALGELVIHSTPNQDSPIMEGLVPILGLDVWEHAYYLKYQNRRPDYIEAFWKVLDWAQAGENYRLALEGMDRCIPVAVRKVS, encoded by the coding sequence CAGGGGAGGCGCAAGACCCGCTCCCCAGGGAGACCTGGCCGCCGCGTTAGTAGCCCGCTTCGGCTCGCTGGACGCCTTTCGGACCGAGTTCGCCGCTGCGGCCACAAAGCGTTTCGGCTCGGGCTGGGCATGGCTCTCGCTGAACGCCCTTGGCGAGCTCGTCATCCATTCCACCCCCAACCAGGACAGCCCGATAATGGAAGGGCTCGTGCCGATACTGGGCCTGGATGTGTGGGAGCATGCCTATTACCTGAAATACCAGAACCGTCGTCCCGACTACATCGAGGCATTCTGGAAGGTGCTGGACTGGGCGCAGGCCGGGGAAAACTACCGGCTGGCCCTGGAAGGGATGGACCGTTGCATTCCCGTGGCGGTAAGAAAGGTCTCCTGA
- a CDS encoding XRE family transcriptional regulator yields the protein MRKTPTAKGGSLGRAVRSRREKLKLGVEELAARTGLTEAHISDIEEGRGFAPVGDILKIARVLTIDPGELLKKKPADAREQVKTRIRDFKSREQAYEYEVLTPDALKGHLRSFRVTIPPRSDLPGQRYQHEGEEFVYVLKGEVVIRVGQKDHHLKKDDTLHFDSNIRHSLRNPGGAKTVLIVTLFTP from the coding sequence ATGCGAAAAACACCCACTGCAAAGGGCGGCTCGCTGGGGCGCGCGGTGCGTTCGAGGCGGGAGAAACTAAAATTAGGCGTCGAGGAGCTCGCCGCCAGGACCGGGCTCACAGAAGCGCATATATCGGACATCGAGGAAGGCCGGGGCTTCGCACCGGTCGGCGACATCCTTAAAATCGCGCGGGTGCTCACCATCGATCCGGGCGAACTGTTAAAAAAGAAACCGGCCGACGCCAGGGAGCAAGTGAAGACGAGGATTCGCGACTTCAAGAGCCGCGAGCAGGCCTACGAATACGAGGTGCTCACCCCCGACGCCCTGAAAGGACACCTGCGCTCCTTCAGGGTGACGATCCCGCCGCGCTCGGACCTTCCGGGCCAGCGCTACCAGCACGAGGGCGAAGAGTTCGTGTATGTGCTCAAGGGCGAGGTGGTCATACGGGTGGGCCAGAAAGACCATCATCTTAAAAAGGACGACACGCTCCACTTCGACTCGAATATCCGGCATTCGCTGCGCAACCCGGGCGGAGCGAAGACCGTACTCATCGTCACCCTCTTCACCCCATAG